The nucleotide window TGACTGCTATAGACGGTAAGGCTATCGTTAACCTTATACTTATTAATTTTGCCCTGATAGGGAACGATTATTATGCTAAAGCAGACACAACAGCAAAAGTTATTGCAGAAACTTTCACCACAGCAGATTCAGTTGATGAAACTGCTGCAGGTGCCTACTGTCAACCTGGAAGAGAGGATTAAAGAAGAACTGGAGGAAAACCCTGCACTGGAATATGGTGAAGATGCACATGAAGATGAGTTTAAAGAACAGGAAGAGTTTGATGCAAAAACTGAGACTGACGAAGAGGATGAGTTTGAGCCGGATGGCAGCGAAAACGAATACGACAATATTGATATTTCCGAATATGTGAGCGAAGGGGATGATGATGTAGCGGATTATAAACTGCGTGACGACAATTACCCTGATCCGGACGAGAGCAACAAAACCATCCCTATTCGGGTGGAAACCTCTTTCCATGAGCATCTTCTGAGTCAGCTGGGCATGCTGGAACTCGACGAGCACCAGAATACCATTGCAGAACATATCATTGGCAGTATTGACGATGACGGCTATCTGCGCCGGGAAGTAAGTGCAATGGTGGACGACCTCTCCTTCTCTCAGAATATAGACACCAGTGAAGAAGAGATCCGTGAGCTGATCAAAAAGATCCAGGATTTTGACCCTGCCGGCGTATGCGCCACCGACCTGAAAGAGTGCCTGCTCTTACAGTTGAAACGCAAAGCTCAGGAAGATGAAGGTGTACATAATGCCTACCTGATCCTCGAAAATTATTTTGACGAGTTTACCAAGAAACACTACGAAAAGATCCAGAAGGCGATGAGCCTGAGTGATGAGGGCCTGAAAGGAGCCATCAATCAGATCATCAAGCTGAATCCCAAACCGGGAGGCAACTATGCGACCCTCAATAAAGCCGAGAGTTATGTATTGCCTGACTTCTTCATTATAAATAATGCCGGCAAGCTGGAACTGACGCTCAATTCACGTAATGCACCGGACCTCCGTATTTCCGGCGGTTACCGCGATATGCTGCGGGAATACGACCGGGGAGACAAAAAGGACAAGCGCCAGAAAGAGGCCGTACTGTTTATCAAACAGAAGATCGACGCCGCCAAGTGGTTTATTGATGCTATCAAACAACGTCAGCATACCCTGTTATCTACTATGGAGTCCATCATGGACTATCAGCGGGAGTTTTTCCTGACCGGCGACGAAACCACCATGAAGCCGATGATCCTGAAAGATATTGCCGACCGTACACAACTGGACATCTCCACGGTGAGCCGTGTGGCCAACAGCAAATATGTGCAGACGGAATTTGGTACTTTCAAGCTGAAGTTCTTCTTTTCTGAGTCCCTGTCTACTGATAGCGGGGAGGAAGTATCCACCAGGGAGGTGAAGAAGATCCTCTCTGATCTGATAGAGGCAGAGAACAAGCGGAAGCCGCTGAGTGACGAAAACCTCACGAAGATGTTGCAGGACAAAGGATATAATATTGCCCGCCGTACGGTGGCCAAATACAGGGAGCAGCTGAACATACCGGTTGCCCGTTTACGTAAAGAATTATAAGAATAAGAGAATGATGCAAGAACACGCAGTACCGGAAAGGAACATCACTAACCAGGAATGGCCGGTATTTCCGCCTGTTGCCCGGTCCGCCGCGCAGGTTATTTCCTATATCACCCATCCGTTGTTTATACCAACGCTGGTCACTTTCCTGATACTGCAGTCTATTCCCGAATACATGGTGGCGTTTAAGCCGCAGAGCATGCGTTTTGCGTTTGATATGCTGTATTTCCGGGTGGGCATCATCACGGTGCTGTTTCCGTTGTTGACAGTGCTGCTGGCCAAGCAGCTGGGATTTATCCCGTCTATTTATATGAAAACGCAGCGGGAGCGGATTATTCCTTATGTGGCGATCATTATTTATTATTTCTGGGCATTTTATACCTTTTTACAGGAGGGTCGTGCGCCCCGTTTTTATTCGGCCTTTTTCCTGGGGTCTTTTCTGGCCATTTCCATTTCCTTTGTTACCAATACTTTTATGAAGACCAGTATGCACAGCATTGGCTGGGGCGGGGTGATCGGATTCCTGCTGTCGCTGATGTGGGGGATGCATATGAATGTGTCGGTGCCGCTGGTGATCACCTTTTTTGTGACGGGTATTGTGGCTACAGCGCGGATGGTGCTGCATGCACATTCGCCTGCGGAGATTTATACGGGTATCTTTATCGGTATTATCACGCAGCTGGCCGCGTGCTGGATCCTGGTCTGACCGGTATCCCATCCTGAACAACCTATTCCTTGCGGTTTTCCTCTTTTTATCCAGGAAAAACATAACAAGGAATAAGATATATTCAGGATGGGGGAAAGAAATTTTTGGGGTTTACCTTGTTTCAGCCGGATTGCCTTTTCCGGTAACCATGGATGCAAGGCCGCAAGGCAGGTTAACAAACAGACTAACAAACATTGGGGTAACAATCATCAACAACTAAACTTGACAATGCAAAAGTCCGATATTCTGCATTGAACCTCAAGCGTATAACTACGCTTTTTCAAAATGCAGTATTTTCCCTTTCCCCCGTCGCTGAGAATTTTTTGAGAAAGAAATGATTACGCACATTCAATGCGTAATGGCTTCCCATCTTTGTATTGTCGTTACGGGCAATGCAGATGTGAAGAAGAGAATGAGTGATAGTTCGATATAAATACTACTTTTTTTAGCATTAAAAATAAAATGCTAAAAAATTTAGGAAAATCAAAAATTAGGTTATAATTTAGCATTCCAGTTGGAGATATGCTTTTCGATTAAATTTGCAAAAAACAACTACAGATATGTCTACAGCCAATACTGAAAAATTGAAGGCGTTACGCCTCACAATGGATAAGATAGAGAAGGATTTCGGTAAGGGATCCGTGATGATGATGGGCGAAAAAGCAGAGGCTCCAATGGAAGTAATTTCTTCTGGTTCATTGGGTCTTGATATCGCACTGGGCATTGGTGGTTTTCCTAAGGGCAGGATTATTGAGATCTATGGTCCTGAATCTTCCGGTAAAACAACAGTAGCCATTCATACTATTGCGGAAGCGCAAAAGAAAGGTGGTATCTGTGCCATTGTGGATGCGGAGCACGCTTTTGACAGCAGCTACGCCCGCAGACTGGGTGTTGATGTGGACTCCCTCCTCATTTCACAGCCAGACCATGGTGAGCAGGCACTGGAGATCGCAGACCGTCTGATTTTATCCGGAGCGGTAGACGTAGTGGTAGTGGATTCTGTAGCTGCACTGGTACCGAAGAGCGAGCTGGAAGGAGAAATGGGTGACAGCAAAATGGGTCTGCAGGCACGTTTGATGTCTCAGGCACTGCGTAAGCTGACAGCCACCATCGCTAAAACCAACTGCTGCTGCATATTCATCAACCAGCTGCGTGAGAAAATCGGTGTTATGTTTGGTAACCCGGAAACGACTACCGGTGGTAATGCACTGAAGTTCTATGCTTCTGTAAGACTGGATATCCGCCGCATGAGCCAACTGAAAGATGGCGACGAAGCGATCGGTAACCGTGTAAAAGTAAAAGTGGTTAAAAATAAAGTGGCGCCTCCATTCCGTCAGGCCGAATTCGATATCATCTATGGTCTGGGTATTTCCAAAATGGGTGAAATCATCGATATGGGCGTAGAATATGGTATCATACAGAAAAGTGGTAGCTGGTTCAGCTACGACACCAATAAACTGGGTCAGGGCCGTGATGCAGTAAAACAATTACTGAACGACAACCCGGAACTGTCTGCAGAAATCGAAGCAAAGATCAAAGTGAAAATTGCTGAGAAACGAGAAGAAGCTTAATTATTATGTAATTAGCTTTAAAGTAGAATTACCTTTTTTAAATACATAGAAGTTAGTTTTAGTTTTAGTAAGCATTGGGTTAGTATGCACATCCCTGCCTTATCCTGGGCGGGGATTTTTATTTTGGACTGTGATAAATCCTGATGGAGATGATGGCCCTGATGAATATTGATAATGGTAACTGTGATGGAAGATGATGAGCCCTGATGGATATTGATAATGGAGGGGTTAAGCACTAATGTGCTCTTCATCATGCTTATCAGCATTCATCATAAAAATCGGCGGTCAGTCAGTGGCAAAAAAAAACCGCCCCATATGGAGCGGCTTTTTATCACTGTTTATCTTACTATCTTATCAAACAAAGCCTGGCTATTACGCTTCAGCTTTCATGCTTTTTGCAGTTCTCTTACGTTCTTCTTCGTCCAGGATGGTTTTACGCATACGGATGAAGTTAGGCGTAACTTCAATACACTCATCGTGCTGAATGTATTCCATGCATTCTTCCAGTGTCATCAGGATCTTAGGAGCGATATTGGCTGCACCATCACTACCGCTGGCACGCATGTTGGTCAGTTTTTTACCCTCGTTAGGGTTTACTACCAGATCACCAGGTTTGTTGTTTTCACCGATGATCATGCCTTTATATACTTCTTCTCCCGGATCAACGAAGAAAGAACCTCTGTCCTGTAATTTGTCGAGAGAGTAAGCGGTAGTAGAACCAGCTTCTTTCGCGATCAGTACACCGTTGTTACGGCCAGGAATCAGACCTTTCCATGGTTTGTAGTCGTTAAAGCGGTGGGCCATTACAGCTTCACCAGCAGTAGCGGTCAGCATCTGTGTACGCAGACCGATCAGACCACGGGATGGGATTTCAAATTCGAGGTGCTGCATTTCACCTTTGGTTTCCATGATCAGCATCTCACCTTTACGACGGGTAACCAGGTCAATCACCTTGCTGGCGAATTCCTGCGGAACGTCTACCACCAGTGTTTCATATGGTTCGCTTTTTTTACCGTCAATGTGTTTCACGATAACCTGCGGCTGACCAACAGTCAACTCATACCCCTCACGACGCATGGTCTCAATCAATACACCTAAGTGCAGGATACCACGGCCATAAACCAGGAAGCTATCAGCACTGTCTGTATCAACAACGCGCAGCGCCAGGTTTTTCTCAGTTTCTTTTACCAGACGGTCACGCAGGTGACGAGAGGTAACAAACTTACCATCCTTACCAAAGAACGGAGAGTTATTGATACCGAACAGCATGTTCATGGTAGGCTCGTCTACGCTGATTACCGGTAATGCTTCAGGAGCTTCCGCATCAGCAATAGTGTCACCAATATTAAAATCTTCTACCCCTACTACAGCGCAGATATCGCCGGCCAGTACTTTCGCTACTTTCCTTTTACCTAAAGCTTCAAAAACATACAGTTCACGAACCTTCTGTTTTTTAGCGGTACCGTCAGCCTGCATCAGGGTGATCCACTGGTTTTCTTCGATAGCATTACGGGTCACTTTACCTACTGCAATACGGCCCAGGAAGGAAGAATAATCCAGGGAAGTGATCTGCAGCTGGAGAGTGCCTTCCGGCGTTTTAGGTGCCGGTACATGCTCAATGATACCATCCATCAGCGGAGTGATGTCTGAGCATTGCTCCAGAGAACTGTTGAACCAGCCATTCTTACCGGAACCGTAGAAGGTCGGGAAGTTCAGCTGCTCTTCAGTTGCGTCCAGGTTGAAGAACAATTCAAATACAGCATCGTGTACTTCATCAGGACGACAGTTGGCTTTGTCTACCTTGTTGATAACAACAATTGGCTTCAGGTTCAGCTGTAATGCTTTCTGCAGCACAAAACGGGTCTGTGGCATCGGTCCTTCAAAGGCGTCCACCAGCAGGATTACACCATCAGCCATTTTCAATACGCGCTCTACCTCACCACCAAAGTCGGCGTGGCCCGGCGTATCGATCACATTAATTTTGGTACCCTTATACTCAACAGAAGCATTCTTACTGAAAATGGTAATACCACGTTCTCTCTCGAGATCGTTGTTATCCATGATCAGCTCGCCAGATTCCTGATTAGCCCTGAATACGTTTGTCTGATGAAGGATTTTGTCAACCAGGGTAGTTTTACCATGGTCTACGTGTGCGATAATTGCAATATTACGAATGTTCATATACTTATATCTTTAGCTATCAGCTACTAACTAAATTTGGGCTAATAGCTACAAAAATGAGGCGCAAAGGTACGAAAACCTGACGAGAATGCCGGATTCACGTTTTAAATAAATGTAACCATTTAGTCACTTGTTAAAAATGCGCCACAATCAACTGAATAACAATTTGTTACAATTGGCCATCCGCCATCATTATTCCTCCCGGCCGCACCAGGCCTACATATGGTGCAGGCCGCCTATCTCCCACCCATAAGACTATACGAAGTTTACAACGCCATACCGGCGCCTGACCATAATAAATAGGAAAGATGGGTGGATTATTCTGCCATCTGTTTGACGACAAAATCCAGTGCACTTTGGTTGGCAGGGTTGTCCAGTGCATGAGCGATATCCAGCTTCTCCCGGGAAGTAAGGTGCCAGGATAATGCGGCCGCCTTATCCTGCTTCTGAGGCACATACTGGAAAATAACGCGGTGGAACTTATTCGGGAAATAACCCTCCATATAATTGATGAGGTCGTCCTGATCAAAATCCTGCATGGCGCTCCAGTGCTGCTGCATAGTAAACAACGGCTCAAACAGCAGATCTCCCAGGTCCTTCGTTTTTTTAATGGGGGTAATATCGTTTTTACGGGTATCCCTCACCTGGATATATACCACCCCGCTGGTATTTTCATTGATCCACTTACTGAAGGTATAGAGAAACCGCAGCGTGGTCTGCTGTCCGAAATTGTCCCGGATACCTGCGTCCATCACATCCACAATAGGATTGCTGGGCAAAAAGGTATTAGGCAGCACATAGGGAAAAGTAGCGCACATACGGATGGCGCTGGTGACCC belongs to Chitinophaga sp. HK235 and includes:
- the rpoN gene encoding RNA polymerase factor sigma-54, whose protein sequence is MLKQTQQQKLLQKLSPQQIQLMKLLQVPTVNLEERIKEELEENPALEYGEDAHEDEFKEQEEFDAKTETDEEDEFEPDGSENEYDNIDISEYVSEGDDDVADYKLRDDNYPDPDESNKTIPIRVETSFHEHLLSQLGMLELDEHQNTIAEHIIGSIDDDGYLRREVSAMVDDLSFSQNIDTSEEEIRELIKKIQDFDPAGVCATDLKECLLLQLKRKAQEDEGVHNAYLILENYFDEFTKKHYEKIQKAMSLSDEGLKGAINQIIKLNPKPGGNYATLNKAESYVLPDFFIINNAGKLELTLNSRNAPDLRISGGYRDMLREYDRGDKKDKRQKEAVLFIKQKIDAAKWFIDAIKQRQHTLLSTMESIMDYQREFFLTGDETTMKPMILKDIADRTQLDISTVSRVANSKYVQTEFGTFKLKFFFSESLSTDSGEEVSTREVKKILSDLIEAENKRKPLSDENLTKMLQDKGYNIARRTVAKYREQLNIPVARLRKEL
- the recA gene encoding recombinase RecA, producing MSTANTEKLKALRLTMDKIEKDFGKGSVMMMGEKAEAPMEVISSGSLGLDIALGIGGFPKGRIIEIYGPESSGKTTVAIHTIAEAQKKGGICAIVDAEHAFDSSYARRLGVDVDSLLISQPDHGEQALEIADRLILSGAVDVVVVDSVAALVPKSELEGEMGDSKMGLQARLMSQALRKLTATIAKTNCCCIFINQLREKIGVMFGNPETTTGGNALKFYASVRLDIRRMSQLKDGDEAIGNRVKVKVVKNKVAPPFRQAEFDIIYGLGISKMGEIIDMGVEYGIIQKSGSWFSYDTNKLGQGRDAVKQLLNDNPELSAEIEAKIKVKIAEKREEA
- the typA gene encoding translational GTPase TypA, with amino-acid sequence MNIRNIAIIAHVDHGKTTLVDKILHQTNVFRANQESGELIMDNNDLERERGITIFSKNASVEYKGTKINVIDTPGHADFGGEVERVLKMADGVILLVDAFEGPMPQTRFVLQKALQLNLKPIVVINKVDKANCRPDEVHDAVFELFFNLDATEEQLNFPTFYGSGKNGWFNSSLEQCSDITPLMDGIIEHVPAPKTPEGTLQLQITSLDYSSFLGRIAVGKVTRNAIEENQWITLMQADGTAKKQKVRELYVFEALGKRKVAKVLAGDICAVVGVEDFNIGDTIADAEAPEALPVISVDEPTMNMLFGINNSPFFGKDGKFVTSRHLRDRLVKETEKNLALRVVDTDSADSFLVYGRGILHLGVLIETMRREGYELTVGQPQVIVKHIDGKKSEPYETLVVDVPQEFASKVIDLVTRRKGEMLIMETKGEMQHLEFEIPSRGLIGLRTQMLTATAGEAVMAHRFNDYKPWKGLIPGRNNGVLIAKEAGSTTAYSLDKLQDRGSFFVDPGEEVYKGMIIGENNKPGDLVVNPNEGKKLTNMRASGSDGAANIAPKILMTLEECMEYIQHDECIEVTPNFIRMRKTILDEEERKRTAKSMKAEA